The Asterias amurensis chromosome 21, ASM3211899v1 genome has a segment encoding these proteins:
- the LOC139953367 gene encoding uncharacterized protein produces the protein MSQRSTMLKSTQRRGIGNLINITTEQPRYHYQLPTTLLCNPRSLNNKVDELGLILNNNKVDIGAITETWFSPDQPVDQFSIHGYNSFSRPRKERRGGGVALYTKECLNATLLDNIEVPDDIEAIWVNVRPPRLPRSISNIVIGTVYYPPKSIIAQPLLDHISSTVDQILTRQPDSGIIVMGDFNRLELDPLLSNNFIQIVDKPTREDAILDKIITNLSSFYNPVEISSPLGLSDHRCVIVRPKRPIRNTNTSKTRVVRPMKDSDVRECGSWLSDHDWLEVTSTHDVTAKCTEFYETLNCVLDTYFPKKSVKKHPTDKPWLTPYIKSLVVKRQRAFHGNQQSLWRYFRNKINRTSTNRNIHVQNIDPTAHKDIASAICEKFAAVGNDIDPLDTSLLPAYLPAKPIPPVQPWEVLKQLQRISSTKASGPDNISARFIRQYSYELSKPLTHIINASFAQLIVPAQWKRAIVVPVPKTSSANIDNLRPIALTDHFAKVTEHFIAQQTMASIKPNLDPAQFGNIKNVSTTHCLIDVLHTLHANAELPKSISSILLTDFSKAFDHIDHTIAVSKLLKLGVPPHLAAWIGDFISNREQCVRYLDCFSEWTHTNAGVPQGTKLGAIIFLAIINDAGFKEYNTSIKHFKYVDDMTVIETRDASVGSNLPSAITDLDVWSSDNKMQLNVKKCFTMDICFSRNQPDPLSLTLNDKTITQCAVIKLLGVFIQADLSPKAPVATEVTPTCAFGESRGLCVYVFVLSVV, from the exons ATGTCGCAAAGGTCCACCATGTTGAAATCTACACAAAGGAGAGGAATTGGGAACCTCATTAACATAACAACTGAGCAACCGAGGTACCATTATCAGCTACCAACTACCTTGTTATGTAACCCTCGTTCCCTCAATAACAAAGTTGATGAACTGGGCCTGATTTTGAACAATAACAAAGTGGACATTGGAGCTATCACGGAGACGTGGTTTTCACCAGACCAACCTGTGGATCAATTTAGTATCCATGGCTACAACAGTTTTTCGCGTCCAAGAAAAGAGCGTCGAGGAGGGGGTGTAGCTCTTTACACCAAAGAATGCTTAAATGctaccttacttgataacataGAGGTTCCTGATGACATCGAAGCAATCTGGGTTAATGTTCGGCCTCCACGCTTACCACGTTCAATTTCAAACATTGTGATAGGAACTGTTTACTACCCTCCCAAAAGCATTATTGCTCAACCTCTGCTTGATCACATCAGTTCCACTGTTGATCAAATTCTCACTCGGCAGCCTGATTCCGGCATTATTGTCATGGGTGATTTTAACCGGCTAGAACTGGACCCTCTTTTGTCAAATAACTTTATTCAAATTGTGGACAAGCCAACTCGTGAAGATGCCATTTTAGACAAGATCATCACCAACCTATCATCATTCTACAATCCTGTAGAAATTAGCTCCCCTCTTGGACTTAGTGATCACCGCTGTGTCATTGTCAGACCTAAACGCCCCATCCGCAATACCAACACCAGCAAGACTCGAGTGGTACGGCCCATGAAGGACAGCGACGTGCGAGAATGTGGTTCATGGTTGAGTGACCATGATTGGTTGGAAGTAACCAGCACGCATGACGTCACTGCAAAATGCACGGAGTTCTATGAAACCCTCAACTGTGTGCTAGACACTTACTTTCCGAAGAAATCAGTCAAAAAACACCCCACTGACAAACCATGGCTGACACCCTACATCAAATCACTTGTTGTCAAGCGTCAGCGTGCTTTCCATGGCAACCAACAATCGCTGTGGAGGTATTTCAGGAACAAGATCAATC GCACGAGCACAAATCGCAACATCCATGTGCAGAATATTGACCCCACAGCTCATAAGGACATAGCGTCTGCTATTTGTGAAAAGTTCGCTGCAGTCGGTAACGACATTGACCCATTGGATACATCCTTACTGCCAGCCTACCTTCCAGCCAAACCAATCCCTCCTGTCCAACCTTGGGAGGTGCTCAAACAACTTCAGAGAATAAGCAGCACAAAGGCGAGTGGCCCCGATAATATTTCGGCTAGATTTATACGACAGTATTCTTATGAACTTTCTAAGCCATTGACTCACATTATCAACGCCTCGTTTGCTCAGCTTATCGTCCCAGCACAATGGAAGAGGGCAATTGTCGTCCCTGTGCCCAAAACTTCATCAGCCAACATAGACAATTTGCGACCCATTGCCCTCACAGATCACTTTGCCAAAGTGACAGAGCACTTCATTGCTCAACAAACAATGGCGTCGATTAAACCCAACCTCGACCCCGCCCAGTTCGGAAACATCAAGAACGTATCCACTACGCACTGTTTGATTGATGTTCTTCACACTCTCCATGCTAATGCTGAACTACCCAAATCTATATCGTCCATTCTTCTAACTGACTTTTCTAAGGCTTTTGATCACATCGACCACACAATTGCAGTTTCCAAGCTCCTCAAGTTGGGAGTTCCACCACATTTAGCCGCATGGATCGGTGATTTCATCTCTAATCGTGAACAGTGCGTGAGGTACCTCGATTGCTTTTCGGAATGGACCCATACTAATGCAGGTGTCCCACAAGGCACTAAGCTCGGTGCCATTATCTTCCTGGCAATTATCAACGATGCCGGTTTCAAAGAGTACAATACAAGTATAAAACACTTCAAATATGTTGATGACATGACTGTCATTGAAACCCGTGATGCCAGTGTTGGATCCAACCTCCCATCTGCAATAACTGATCTGGATGTTTGGTCGTCGGACAACAAAATGCAACTCAACGTGAAAAAGTGTTTCACCATGGACATTTGTTTCTCGCGGAACCAGCCAGATCCCCTCTCATTGACTCTAAATGACAAAACTATTACACAATGTGCAGTTATTAAGCTTTTAGGTGTTTTTATTCAAGCCGACTTAAG TCCTAAAGCGCCTGTTGCCACAGAG GTCACTCCCACTTGTGCTTTTGGAGAGAGCAGAGGACTGTGTGTGTACGTGTTTGTGCTGTCTGTAGTGTGA
- the LOC139953337 gene encoding uncharacterized protein yields the protein MTSNFLMRLLKRGSGPPRPQVDMHALFTSAQMSTMIQQGQLSVHEPWRRHKQKPKIVYACLYTNDSSPFIVWYTDKVHKKPRGFFNVRGGKIAPVGEFSFQIAFKDKTSQIYKFNTSSWEKREEWLHLLRNESRKEVQMPRIETISKTDYDASQDDLVVSTVDQKARQQQQQQLHPQWKGHRRTVSAGSPSPQRSTVQLQRSRSQPHIQKGKLIKRRATVLEKTKPNIGQTVKNEKWFVRAPEVCRS from the coding sequence ATGACATCCAACTTCCTAATGAGATTACTAAAGCGTGGCTCGGGGCCACCGCGTCCACAAGTTGACATGCATGCACTGTTCACCAGTGCACAGATGAGTACGATGATCCAGCAAGGCCAATTATCGGTCCACGAACCGTGGCGGCGGCATAAACAGAAGCCCAAAATTGTCTACGCGTGCTTGTACACCAACGACTCGAGCCCCTTCATTGTGTGGTACACGGACAAAGTCCATAAGAAGCCGCGGGGCTTCTTCAATGTGAGAGGGGGGAAGATTGCCCCGGTCGGTGAGTTTAGCTTCCAGATTGCCTTCAAAGATAAGACGAGCCAGATCTACAAGTTCAACACGTCGAGTTGGGAGAAACGGGAGGAGTGGTTACATCTATTACGCAATGAGAGCCGGAAGGAGGTTCAGATGCCACGTATTGAGACCATTAGTAAAACGGACTATGACGCTAGCCAGGATGACCTGGTTGTTAGTACCGTGGACCAGAAAGCAcggcagcagcaacagcagcagcttCACCCACAATGGAAGGGTCATCGGCGGACGGTCAGCGCCGGGTCACCGTCGCCGCAGCGGAGTACCGTGCAGCTGCAGAGAAGCAGAAGTCAGCCGCACATTCAGAAAGGGAAGCTTATTAAGAGACGAGCAACGGTCTTAGAAAAGACGAAACCAAACATCGGACAGACTGTCAAGAATGAGAAATGGTTTGTACGTGCGCCTGAAGTCTGTAGGAGTTGA